Proteins found in one uncultured Campylobacter sp. genomic segment:
- a CDS encoding SEL1-like repeat protein: MKKIFLALIATAALSLAEATALPSAEQEDPGISRLQSECDSNNTLACVNLAMAYYSGDGVKQDYEKAKELNSKACNLGDGWGCTTLGASYEYGKGVEQDYKKATELYSKACDLKNSIACGNLGVLYYSGKGVKQDYKKATELLSKACDLQEGDGCYNLGLLYASGEGVKQDYKKASELYLKACDLKHGESCHNLGILYEKGEGVKQSYQKANELYSRACELELAQSCYNLGNSYENGSGTKQNYKKAYELYSKACDLGLVNGCYNMGVLYYSGEGVERDSKKANELFSKACRLEFADGCYNLGISYFYGEGVKQDTNTAKKYLNKACDLGSQVGCDGYRKLNELGF, encoded by the coding sequence ATGAAAAAGATATTTTTAGCGCTGATCGCTACGGCGGCTTTATCGCTAGCAGAAGCCACGGCTTTGCCATCGGCGGAACAAGAAGATCCCGGTATAAGCAGATTACAAAGCGAATGCGATAGCAACAATACCTTAGCATGCGTGAATCTCGCCATGGCATACTATTCAGGGGATGGCGTGAAGCAGGATTATGAGAAAGCAAAAGAGCTAAATTCTAAAGCCTGTAATTTGGGAGACGGCTGGGGTTGCACCACCTTAGGGGCGTCATATGAATACGGCAAGGGCGTAGAACAAGATTATAAAAAAGCGACCGAACTATATTCTAAGGCCTGCGACTTAAAAAATAGCATAGCTTGTGGCAATCTGGGTGTTTTATACTACTCAGGCAAGGGAGTAAAGCAAGATTACAAAAAAGCAACCGAACTGCTTTCCAAAGCTTGCGATTTGCAAGAAGGTGACGGATGCTACAATCTCGGGCTTTTATATGCCTCGGGCGAAGGCGTAAAACAGGATTATAAAAAAGCAAGCGAGCTATATTTAAAAGCTTGCGATTTAAAACATGGCGAAAGCTGCCATAATCTTGGAATTTTATATGAAAAAGGGGAAGGCGTAAAACAAAGCTACCAAAAAGCGAATGAACTATACTCTAGAGCTTGTGAGTTAGAGCTTGCCCAAAGCTGCTATAATCTCGGGAATTCATATGAAAATGGTAGTGGCACAAAGCAAAACTACAAAAAAGCATATGAGTTATATTCTAAGGCTTGCGATCTAGGATTAGTCAATGGGTGCTACAATATGGGAGTCCTATACTATTCGGGCGAGGGCGTAGAGCGAGATTCTAAAAAAGCAAACGAGCTATTTTCGAAGGCTTGTCGCTTGGAATTTGCCGACGGTTGCTATAATCTTGGGATTTCATATTTCTATGGTGAAGGCGTAAAACAGGATACAAACACTGCAAAAAAATATTTAAATAAGGCTTGCGATTTAGGATCTCAAGTCGGTTGTGACGGATATAGAAAGCTAAATGAGCTAGGCTTTTAA
- the hisD gene encoding histidinol dehydrogenase: MKILKSTDANFKEEFARLVRRGETDMRSVMPVVSGIIEEIRARGDEALAEQIEKFDRWRVQGDLAITQEQMSLAYEGLTAELKNALQVAYERIYAYHEKQLERSWFSFDPSGAMLGQKITPVDRAGLYIPGGKAAYPSSLLMNAIPAIVAGVEDISVCTPAVGGVVNELLLAAMHVLGIKKAYKVGGASAIAAMAYGTRTIGKVDVITGPGNIFVATAKKLVFGDVNIDMIAGPSEVGVIANAAANPRNIAVDLLSQAEHDEIASSFLISDDEKFALCVAEHIERELPTLAREPIARASIQNKGAIIIARDMNECVGLMNELAVEHLEIATENAYELLPRIRHAGAIFLGHYTPEAMGDYLAGPNHTLPTGGSARFFSPLGVYNFIKRSSIIALNKRAIDELGGACMALAEAEGLGAHKKSVQIRFEEKLFCGGSEITK; the protein is encoded by the coding sequence ATGAAAATTTTAAAAAGCACGGACGCAAATTTCAAAGAGGAATTTGCGAGGTTGGTGCGCCGCGGCGAGACGGACATGAGATCGGTAATGCCCGTCGTAAGCGGCATCATCGAGGAGATCAGAGCGCGCGGCGATGAGGCGCTAGCTGAACAGATTGAGAAATTTGACAGATGGCGCGTGCAGGGCGATCTGGCTATCACGCAAGAGCAGATGAGTCTCGCGTATGAAGGCTTAACCGCAGAGCTAAAAAACGCGCTACAAGTCGCATACGAGCGCATCTACGCCTATCACGAAAAGCAGCTTGAGAGAAGCTGGTTTAGCTTCGATCCAAGCGGCGCGATGCTCGGACAAAAGATCACGCCGGTAGATCGCGCGGGGCTGTATATCCCGGGGGGCAAGGCAGCGTATCCGAGCTCGCTTCTGATGAACGCGATCCCCGCAATCGTCGCGGGTGTGGAGGATATCAGCGTCTGCACCCCCGCCGTGGGCGGCGTCGTAAACGAGCTACTGCTCGCGGCTATGCATGTGCTGGGGATCAAAAAGGCCTACAAAGTAGGCGGCGCCAGCGCGATCGCAGCGATGGCATACGGTACGCGCACGATCGGCAAGGTCGACGTCATCACGGGCCCCGGGAATATCTTCGTCGCAACCGCTAAAAAGCTCGTGTTCGGCGACGTAAATATCGATATGATCGCAGGCCCTAGCGAAGTGGGCGTCATCGCAAACGCCGCGGCAAATCCGCGCAACATCGCCGTAGATCTGCTCAGCCAAGCCGAGCACGACGAGATCGCGAGTAGCTTTTTGATAAGCGACGATGAAAAATTCGCTCTTTGCGTCGCAGAGCACATCGAGCGCGAGCTTCCTACGCTCGCGCGCGAGCCGATCGCTCGCGCCAGCATCCAAAACAAGGGCGCAATTATCATCGCGCGCGATATGAACGAGTGCGTGGGGCTAATGAACGAGCTTGCGGTCGAGCACCTCGAGATCGCAACCGAGAATGCCTACGAGCTGCTTCCGCGCATACGCCACGCAGGCGCGATATTTTTGGGCCACTACACGCCCGAAGCGATGGGCGATTACCTCGCAGGCCCTAACCATACGCTGCCGACCGGCGGAAGCGCGCGATTTTTCTCGCCTCTTGGGGTTTATAACTTCATCAAACGAAGCTCGATCATAGCGCTAAATAAGCGTGCCATAGACGAGCTCGGAGGCGCGTGCATGGCGCTAGCGGAGGCAGAGGGGCTCGGTGCGCACAAAAAATCGGTGCAGATTAGATTTGAAGAGAAGTTATTTTGCGGCGGTAGTGAAATTACGAAATGA
- a CDS encoding DUF5339 domain-containing protein, translated as MKKSLLVLASFGFALSLSAADLSDSCKEYFADLDKMVDTYKQAGQEQQVKMYEDQKKQSMDQISALPKEQQEATCKQAKEIFKQMMDQMKQQGVMK; from the coding sequence ATGAAAAAATCACTTTTAGTTTTGGCTAGTTTTGGCTTTGCGCTAAGTCTTAGCGCCGCAGATCTTTCAGATAGCTGCAAAGAGTACTTCGCAGATCTTGATAAGATGGTTGATACCTACAAACAAGCGGGTCAAGAGCAGCAGGTCAAGATGTATGAGGATCAAAAAAAGCAGTCTATGGATCAGATCAGCGCACTTCCTAAGGAGCAGCAAGAGGCCACTTGCAAACAAGCTAAAGAGATATTTAAGCAGATGATGGATCAGATGAAACAACAAGGCGTTATGAAATAA
- a CDS encoding YbaK/EbsC family protein gives MSERIFESLKELLTQQGARFRVVSHESAGTSAEVAKIRGTQLGQGAKALVCMIKGFKDGQISFAQNLNLASAGDAQNSNASCVATAQGCENGACAANLALTADQICANVPQQLKLPSDKPAGRNGRIYVLAVFAADHKTDLKRLAEGLGGTKASLVSPDEVGDLTDCVIGSVPPFSFHDKLLLIADPSLFGRFEEIAFNAGLLDHSIILNAQDYARIAAPRIVSFTEKATEGE, from the coding sequence ATGTCAGAGAGAATTTTTGAAAGCCTAAAAGAGCTTTTGACGCAGCAAGGCGCGCGCTTCCGCGTAGTATCTCACGAAAGCGCGGGTACCTCCGCTGAAGTCGCCAAAATCCGAGGCACGCAGCTGGGACAAGGCGCAAAGGCGCTGGTTTGCATGATCAAGGGCTTTAAGGATGGGCAAATCTCTTTCGCGCAAAATTTAAATTTAGCAAGCGCCGGTGACGCGCAAAACTCCAATGCTTCTTGCGTTGCAACCGCTCAAGGCTGCGAAAACGGTGCCTGCGCAGCAAATTTAGCTTTAACCGCCGATCAAATTTGCGCAAACGTGCCACAGCAGCTGAAGCTTCCTAGCGACAAACCCGCGGGCAGAAACGGCAGAATTTACGTCCTAGCGGTCTTCGCAGCCGATCATAAAACCGATCTAAAGCGCTTGGCAGAGGGGCTCGGCGGCACGAAAGCATCGCTCGTAAGTCCCGACGAAGTGGGCGATCTCACGGACTGCGTCATCGGCTCGGTGCCGCCTTTTAGCTTTCACGACAAACTGCTGCTGATCGCCGATCCGTCGCTGTTCGGACGCTTCGAAGAGATCGCTTTCAACGCGGGCCTGCTTGATCACTCGATCATCCTAAACGCGCAGGATTACGCGCGCATCGCAGCTCCACGCATAGTTAGCTTCACCGAAAAGGCTACGGAAGGCGAATAG
- a CDS encoding ecotin family protein, whose translation MRKSVLFFLLPLFLFGGEAQKQLNVFQLTPSKMPPQQFKVEAIFSKEIKADCNDAYLIGGKIEQKEGSDGLYYEFSGGDELAQTLMLCDGKKQKKRIYYELTHPFAYDGGEIRILAPKDVKVELRIYELVESKEPKIRKMK comes from the coding sequence ATGAGAAAAAGCGTTTTATTCTTCCTCTTGCCGCTGTTTTTATTCGGCGGCGAAGCGCAAAAGCAGCTAAACGTCTTTCAGCTAACGCCGTCAAAGATGCCGCCGCAGCAATTTAAGGTCGAAGCGATCTTTTCGAAAGAGATCAAAGCCGATTGCAACGACGCGTATCTGATCGGCGGCAAAATAGAGCAAAAAGAGGGCTCGGACGGGCTTTATTACGAGTTTAGCGGCGGCGATGAGCTTGCTCAAACGCTGATGCTCTGCGACGGCAAGAAGCAAAAGAAACGGATCTATTACGAGCTCACGCATCCATTCGCCTACGACGGCGGCGAAATTAGAATTTTGGCGCCCAAAGACGTCAAGGTCGAGCTTAGAATTTACGAGCTCGTAGAGAGCAAAGAGCCTAAAATCCGCAAGATGAAATAA